From Leptospira ryugenii, a single genomic window includes:
- the pgsC gene encoding poly-gamma-glutamate biosynthesis protein PgsC has translation MNDILSLAIGFSLVISLLFSEFFGIIGTGFVVPGYIALHLNHPKNLALTFTIALIAFLFVELLSYFFIVFGKRKSVLILLVAYFLGHLLNYQILPDLDSTLLSDVRSIGFIIPGLIGLWFERQGVVETTSILIIASVLVKILLIFSIGAELQ, from the coding sequence ATGAATGATATCCTTTCACTCGCCATTGGATTTAGTTTGGTCATAAGTTTGTTATTTTCAGAATTCTTTGGAATTATTGGCACAGGATTTGTAGTTCCGGGTTATATAGCCCTACATCTGAATCATCCCAAAAATCTAGCACTAACATTTACCATTGCTCTCATTGCTTTTTTATTTGTTGAGCTTCTTTCTTATTTCTTCATAGTCTTTGGGAAAAGAAAGAGTGTCTTGATACTTCTTGTTGCCTACTTTCTCGGACATCTCTTAAATTACCAAATCCTTCCTGATCTTGATTCTACACTTTTATCCGATGTGCGCAGTATCGGCTTTATTATACCTGGTTTGATCGGATTATGGTTTGAAAGACAAGGAGTAGTTGAAACAACTTCTATTCTGATCATTGCATCAGTATTGGTAAAAATTCTTCTAATCTTTTCAATAGGTGCTGAATTACAATGA
- the pgsW gene encoding poly-gamma-glutamate system protein, with protein MITRVYWQLWKHSRIGISLLALIAIIGIICIESFKVKREQSYLKQKLYASKLAQNAFSILKPELLKRNKLENREFDPSNSGFIGDFLSPVTSNTGSLTSKQTSINPNFAAVIVQYLKRAELEEGDTIAVSLSGSFPALNVCAFSAFQTLKLKPIIIGSASSSQYGANHPSLLWLDMETILNENGIFSYKTSYASLGGTQDRALGMSPEGKAFLLAGIKRNKVNQLLPSSIEDSIKQRVDLYFKLAAGKPIKAFMNIGGGTTILGTSLGKQVFKSGLIQQLPDDVNPPNSVIKAFLEKDIPVINMIQIEALASKYGLPVAPKKTPAPGEGLIFYKEEYNPYLAGFTMIVLLIGLYGITKRKWGQNPIDYQVPQTVRKKGNS; from the coding sequence ATGATTACGAGAGTCTATTGGCAACTATGGAAACACTCAAGAATCGGTATTTCACTTTTAGCCCTGATAGCAATCATAGGGATCATCTGTATAGAATCATTTAAAGTAAAAAGAGAACAATCTTACCTTAAACAAAAACTTTATGCATCAAAACTTGCACAAAACGCATTTTCAATTTTAAAGCCAGAACTATTAAAAAGAAACAAATTAGAGAACAGAGAATTTGACCCGAGTAACTCCGGATTTATTGGAGATTTTTTAAGTCCGGTTACCAGTAACACGGGATCTCTTACATCAAAGCAGACTTCTATCAATCCAAATTTTGCTGCTGTGATCGTCCAATACCTAAAAAGAGCTGAATTAGAGGAAGGTGATACAATCGCTGTCTCTCTGTCTGGATCTTTTCCAGCGTTAAATGTCTGTGCCTTCTCCGCATTCCAAACTTTAAAATTAAAACCAATCATCATCGGGAGTGCATCCTCCAGCCAATACGGTGCAAATCATCCCAGCTTACTTTGGTTAGATATGGAAACCATTTTAAATGAAAATGGAATATTTTCTTATAAAACAAGTTATGCTAGTTTAGGTGGAACCCAGGATAGAGCATTAGGTATGAGTCCAGAAGGAAAGGCATTTCTTTTAGCAGGCATAAAACGAAATAAAGTAAATCAGTTGCTACCCTCAAGTATTGAGGACTCGATTAAACAACGAGTAGATCTTTACTTTAAATTAGCTGCCGGTAAGCCAATCAAGGCCTTTATGAATATTGGTGGTGGTACAACTATCCTTGGCACAAGTTTAGGAAAACAAGTTTTTAAAAGTGGATTGATACAACAACTGCCGGACGATGTGAACCCTCCGAACTCTGTGATCAAAGCTTTCTTAGAAAAAGATATCCCCGTGATCAATATGATCCAAATAGAAGCCTTGGCCTCGAAATATGGATTGCCGGTGGCACCCAAAAAAACCCCTGCTCCCGGAGAAGGTCTGATCTTCTATAAAGAAGAATACAATCCATACCTCGCTGGTTTCACAATGATAGTCTTACTGATCGGTTTATATGGCATTACAAAACGGAAATGGGGGCAAAATCCAATCGATTACCAAGTACCCCAAACCGTCAGAAAGAAAGGAAATTCGTAA
- a CDS encoding LIC_12238 family plasminogen-binding lipoprotein — translation MHRSLKGFFLCLSLFPLIHCGVPSGEFGWATSDSQKLSILEREIQTITDYKMMRDGLIFSPKDTIHYVYQFSRNPGLESDFYISLNRYELDFVEIDIKRKRVEPDSLAIRESYTGLRAGEYLMKVVHEGDVVDEVKFHVLPEEGYTEDTIEQELASEQEDEIIKYSR, via the coding sequence ATGCATCGGTCTCTCAAAGGTTTCTTTCTTTGCCTAAGCTTATTTCCCCTGATCCATTGTGGCGTTCCTTCTGGTGAGTTTGGCTGGGCCACAAGTGATTCCCAAAAACTCAGTATCTTAGAAAGAGAAATCCAAACGATTACTGATTATAAAATGATGCGAGATGGATTGATCTTTTCTCCTAAGGATACTATCCACTATGTTTACCAATTTTCTCGCAATCCCGGATTGGAGTCAGACTTTTATATCTCACTGAATCGTTATGAACTAGATTTTGTGGAAATCGATATCAAAAGGAAAAGAGTCGAACCAGATTCATTGGCCATTAGAGAAAGTTATACGGGTTTAAGGGCTGGTGAATACTTAATGAAAGTTGTTCATGAAGGGGATGTGGTGGATGAAGTAAAATTTCATGTACTACCTGAAGAAGGGTATACAGAAGATACTATTGAACAAGAATTAGCATCCGAGCAAGAAGACGAAATCATTAAATACTCTCGTTGA
- a CDS encoding TonB-dependent receptor family protein, whose product MKIILMCLFRFRISLLLFAFLSALSLLAQDESKEPSQTPSNQQENKEESGIQVKGKRESDRGQMNDIEGTNIYAGKKSEVIRLEKTNANLALNNTRQIYAKVPGITIWENEGSGIQPGIGARGLSPNRNWEFNTRMNGYDISSDVFGYPEAYFNPPMESLEKIEIIRGAASLQYGPQFGGMVNYVTKKADPNKPAKLEMKTTGGSYNTLNAYASISGTVGKFSYFTYVQSRTGDGWRDNADYKTQAGYVNLAYQATEKLKVSLEFTKSNYESRQPGGLTDMKFWDNPRQSLRTRNWFSAPWNVPALQIDYEHSSQTRTQIKFFGLYGERNSIGFTQAPNRLDSISPITLQFGNRQVDRDWYRNFGMEARQIIGYQLFDQTHSLSFGVRYYNANTDRIRNPNGNNGVDYAGNYSTDYDIREVSLPECFDGSTRCRTVNLKFSTLNYSAFAENLFRITDKLSITPGVRYEWIRTTGSGRINEKLPSNAQPFGGNVFPQDFTRSQVLYGLGAQYQITKHTNFYSNYSKAYRPVTFAEIYASNATYNTVDPNLKDQYGYNLDGGYRGKVGTWFQFDVGAFELRYNNRVGLLPGAFPGQLNTVTNVGDSLHRGVEAYLEVDPILAFSEQAPYGSLSFFTSSANVNARYIRWQDPRLFTDPAIYSGQNLLAAETYYRIGNLVENAPSQIHRYGVTYHFKNTFSLTYLISYTGMAYSDAANTVTPSADGQIGKIPRYMVRDISFRWTFVENYSLTGGVNNLGNERYFTRRSGGYPGPGILPAEGIFYYIGLSVVL is encoded by the coding sequence ATGAAAATCATTCTAATGTGTCTTTTCCGTTTCCGAATTTCCCTCCTTCTTTTCGCCTTTTTGTCTGCCCTTAGCCTACTTGCCCAAGACGAATCCAAAGAACCCAGCCAAACTCCTTCCAACCAACAGGAAAACAAAGAAGAATCGGGAATCCAAGTCAAAGGAAAGCGGGAATCAGACCGTGGCCAGATGAATGACATCGAAGGCACAAATATCTATGCTGGGAAAAAATCGGAAGTGATTCGTCTGGAAAAAACGAATGCCAACCTAGCCTTGAACAACACCCGCCAGATCTACGCTAAGGTGCCAGGGATTACCATCTGGGAAAATGAGGGATCGGGCATTCAACCTGGGATTGGTGCGCGTGGTCTTTCCCCCAACCGTAATTGGGAATTCAACACTCGAATGAATGGCTATGACATTTCTTCGGATGTTTTTGGATACCCCGAAGCATATTTCAACCCACCGATGGAGTCTTTGGAAAAAATCGAAATCATACGCGGGGCTGCTTCTCTCCAATACGGGCCTCAATTTGGCGGTATGGTAAATTATGTTACTAAGAAAGCTGATCCCAATAAACCAGCAAAATTAGAAATGAAAACGACAGGTGGCTCATATAACACGCTAAATGCGTATGCAAGTATCAGTGGAACAGTAGGGAAATTTAGTTATTTTACATATGTGCAATCTCGGACAGGGGATGGTTGGAGAGACAATGCAGACTACAAAACTCAAGCTGGCTATGTCAATTTGGCTTACCAAGCAACAGAAAAGTTAAAGGTTAGTTTAGAATTTACTAAGAGTAATTATGAAAGCAGACAGCCAGGTGGTCTCACTGATATGAAATTCTGGGATAACCCAAGGCAATCCCTCCGCACACGGAACTGGTTCAGTGCTCCTTGGAATGTTCCCGCCTTACAGATTGATTACGAACATAGTAGCCAAACGAGAACCCAGATTAAGTTTTTCGGACTTTATGGTGAGAGAAATTCTATCGGCTTTACACAAGCACCTAACAGACTTGATTCGATTTCTCCTATTACACTTCAATTTGGGAATAGACAGGTAGATAGAGATTGGTACCGAAACTTTGGGATGGAAGCCCGACAAATCATTGGTTACCAATTATTTGACCAAACTCATAGTCTCTCCTTTGGAGTGAGGTATTATAATGCGAATACCGATAGAATTCGAAACCCAAATGGAAACAATGGGGTTGACTACGCGGGAAACTATTCTACGGATTATGATATCCGAGAGGTCTCTTTACCAGAGTGTTTTGATGGAAGTACACGTTGTCGTACGGTCAACCTCAAATTTTCTACTCTAAACTACTCTGCTTTTGCAGAAAATCTATTTAGAATCACCGACAAATTATCCATAACACCTGGTGTGCGTTATGAATGGATTCGTACCACAGGATCAGGTCGGATCAATGAAAAATTGCCTTCCAATGCACAGCCGTTTGGTGGGAACGTTTTTCCCCAAGACTTTACAAGAAGCCAAGTTTTGTATGGTTTAGGAGCCCAATACCAAATCACAAAACATACGAACTTTTATTCCAATTATTCCAAAGCATATAGACCGGTTACTTTCGCAGAGATTTATGCATCCAATGCAACCTACAATACGGTCGATCCCAATTTAAAAGACCAATACGGCTACAATCTAGATGGTGGTTATAGAGGAAAGGTTGGCACTTGGTTTCAATTTGATGTAGGAGCCTTTGAACTCCGTTACAACAATCGAGTGGGTCTCTTGCCGGGTGCCTTCCCAGGACAATTAAACACGGTCACCAACGTAGGTGATTCTTTGCATAGAGGTGTAGAGGCATATTTGGAGGTAGACCCTATTCTGGCATTTTCAGAACAAGCACCTTACGGAAGTTTGAGTTTCTTTACTTCATCTGCAAATGTAAATGCTCGATACATTCGCTGGCAAGACCCTCGTCTATTCACTGACCCAGCTATCTATAGTGGCCAAAATCTTCTGGCTGCAGAAACATACTATAGGATCGGGAACCTAGTAGAAAATGCTCCTTCTCAAATACATAGATACGGTGTCACATATCATTTTAAAAATACTTTCAGCCTTACCTATTTAATCAGCTATACTGGTATGGCCTATTCTGATGCTGCGAACACAGTGACTCCATCTGCAGATGGACAAATTGGTAAAATCCCTCGTTATATGGTAAGGGATATTTCCTTTCGATGGACTTTCGTAGAAAATTATTCACTCACCGGTGGAGTGAATAATTTAGGTAACGAGCGGTATTTTACAAGGAGATCTGGTGGTTATCCTGGACCGGGTATTTTACCCGCAGAAGGCATCTTTTACTATATCGGATTGTCAGTGGTACTCTAA
- a CDS encoding YdeI/OmpD-associated family protein, giving the protein MAQKVRSNETFQPHSIQELRRWFEKNLDREEGIWIILAKKNSGIETIRVDDLIDECLCFGWIDSLPNKIDEKTYKLYISPRSPKSNWSLVNKEKVKRLEKEGRIHAKGKAMIQIAKKTGTWTALEGVDNLEIPSDLLKELEKYKQAKANFLAFPKSVRRGILEWIGNAKKEETRKNRISETASLAEQNVRANQYQKPNS; this is encoded by the coding sequence ATGGCGCAAAAAGTCCGAAGCAATGAAACTTTCCAACCCCATTCGATTCAGGAACTCCGCAGATGGTTTGAAAAAAATTTGGATCGTGAGGAAGGGATTTGGATTATCTTAGCCAAAAAAAATTCAGGCATTGAAACGATACGTGTAGATGATTTAATTGATGAGTGTTTATGTTTTGGTTGGATAGATAGTCTACCTAACAAAATTGATGAAAAAACGTACAAATTGTACATTTCCCCTCGAAGTCCTAAAAGCAATTGGTCTCTGGTCAACAAAGAAAAAGTCAAACGTTTGGAGAAAGAAGGTCGTATTCATGCTAAAGGAAAGGCGATGATCCAAATTGCCAAAAAAACTGGGACTTGGACTGCGCTGGAAGGAGTTGATAATTTAGAAATACCAAGCGACTTACTCAAAGAGTTAGAAAAGTACAAACAGGCAAAGGCAAATTTTTTAGCATTTCCCAAATCAGTCCGAAGGGGCATCTTGGAGTGGATAGGGAATGCCAAAAAAGAGGAAACTAGAAAGAATCGTATCTCGGAAACGGCCTCTCTTGCCGAACAAAACGTCCGAGCAAATCAATACCAGAAACCAAATTCTTAG
- a CDS encoding saccharopine dehydrogenase family protein, with amino-acid sequence MKWMLYGATGYSGNLIARYAVKENLQPILAGRSKDKLKSLAKELDLPYRAFSLEDQKSISEALSDCEFVFNAAGPFTETFEALLNVCLEQKIHNLSLVGEIPMLEKLYQKNPDFQSRQILCAIGLGYDVHPTDCLVHLCKDLLPDASSMILTMDGPNSMSPGSYKELIQQVGEEPFWVRRNGKLIASRPKTMFKSIQNRSRLISSIAWGDIASAYHSAGIQNIDVYSTISILDWISLKLLRAFRTILKFQMVKNITYSLVDHWVTGPGEIEREESVVYLHVRLKNHAGKEVIAAIEIPTSYKITYLSSIYAIKQMLTRKKIPIGYQTPAQWLGPSSILEIPGVRWVQSPTFL; translated from the coding sequence ATGAAATGGATGTTATACGGTGCGACCGGATATTCGGGAAATCTCATTGCTAGGTATGCCGTAAAAGAAAATCTACAACCTATTTTGGCAGGTAGATCCAAAGACAAACTTAAGTCTCTCGCAAAAGAATTAGATCTACCGTATCGAGCTTTCTCTCTCGAGGATCAAAAAAGTATTTCTGAAGCCTTATCCGATTGCGAATTTGTTTTTAATGCTGCTGGTCCTTTTACTGAAACATTTGAAGCATTGTTAAATGTTTGTTTAGAACAAAAAATTCACAACTTATCCTTGGTAGGTGAAATTCCAATGTTGGAGAAGCTTTACCAAAAAAATCCAGATTTCCAATCTAGGCAGATTCTCTGCGCAATCGGTTTAGGTTATGATGTTCACCCTACTGATTGTTTGGTCCACCTCTGCAAAGATTTACTTCCAGATGCATCTTCAATGATATTAACTATGGATGGACCAAATAGTATGTCACCAGGATCTTATAAGGAACTCATCCAACAAGTAGGTGAAGAGCCTTTTTGGGTGCGTAGGAATGGAAAACTTATCGCTTCCAGACCTAAAACCATGTTTAAATCGATTCAAAATCGGAGTCGACTGATTTCCTCTATAGCTTGGGGAGATATAGCCTCTGCATACCATTCAGCAGGAATTCAAAACATCGATGTTTATTCTACGATTTCAATTCTTGATTGGATTTCTCTGAAATTATTGCGTGCATTTCGTACGATTTTAAAATTCCAAATGGTTAAAAATATAACGTATTCTTTGGTAGACCATTGGGTGACAGGTCCAGGTGAAATAGAGCGCGAAGAGTCAGTTGTCTACTTACATGTGAGACTCAAAAACCACGCAGGCAAAGAGGTCATAGCTGCAATAGAGATTCCTACTTCTTATAAAATTACCTATCTTTCGTCTATCTATGCCATCAAACAAATGTTGACACGAAAAAAAATCCCGATTGGTTACCAAACCCCAGCCCAGTGGTTGGGTCCTAGTTCAATTTTGGAAATACCTGGTGTACGTTGGGTGCAGTCACCTACCTTTCTCTAA
- a CDS encoding TetR family transcriptional regulator, whose amino-acid sequence MARSFYFCFSFFLWICTEPIMAKPMSRVTPKQNRAIQTRESILAVSKALIIEVGALNFQMAEVSQRTGLSIGSIYKYFSNKEAIFQELAKDHLSRLRKILFEELLRHRDVREPSISIPKSVDGIIDRFFEFYQSDRSFREIWSISQVSIELIKLDKKDSKENAKLVSRALSDLPKGKESLPVEEIAFFLCDTTGYVLRSALDYPQKKATQIKDDWKFLLKHYLLSKFPPETNP is encoded by the coding sequence ATGGCAAGATCATTTTATTTTTGTTTCTCTTTTTTTCTTTGGATTTGTACTGAACCAATCATGGCAAAACCCATGTCCCGAGTAACACCCAAACAAAATCGAGCGATCCAAACGAGAGAATCAATCCTTGCCGTTTCAAAAGCTTTGATCATTGAAGTTGGTGCTCTCAATTTTCAAATGGCAGAAGTTTCGCAAAGGACAGGCTTGTCCATTGGGTCCATTTATAAATACTTCTCAAATAAAGAAGCCATTTTCCAAGAGTTAGCGAAAGACCATCTCTCTCGTTTGAGAAAAATTCTTTTCGAAGAGTTGTTGCGCCATCGAGATGTTCGTGAACCTTCGATTAGCATACCTAAATCTGTTGATGGAATTATAGATCGTTTTTTTGAATTTTATCAGAGTGATCGTAGCTTTCGGGAAATTTGGTCAATTTCACAGGTAAGCATTGAGCTTATTAAATTAGATAAAAAAGATTCCAAGGAAAACGCAAAGTTGGTCTCCCGTGCACTTTCAGATTTGCCCAAGGGGAAGGAAAGTTTACCGGTCGAAGAAATCGCTTTTTTTCTATGCGATACCACGGGCTACGTTTTGCGATCTGCATTGGACTATCCTCAGAAAAAAGCAACCCAAATCAAAGATGACTGGAAGTTTCTACTTAAACACTATCTACTCTCCAAATTCCCACCCGAAACCAATCCCTAG
- a CDS encoding helix-hairpin-helix domain-containing protein, which translates to MPKQTKSDLLEIPGIGQTFAKDFARIKVLSQADLVHAKAEALFAKLEKANAKVNHKTSQNYLYVLRMAIYYAEGGRDTSKLKWHYWKNPETPKP; encoded by the coding sequence ATGCCAAAGCAAACCAAATCAGATTTGCTAGAAATTCCAGGGATTGGGCAGACCTTTGCCAAAGATTTTGCCCGCATCAAGGTTCTCTCCCAGGCCGACTTGGTCCACGCAAAGGCAGAAGCGCTTTTTGCAAAATTAGAAAAAGCCAATGCAAAAGTGAATCATAAGACGAGTCAGAATTATTTGTATGTGCTTAGAATGGCAATTTACTATGCCGAAGGTGGAAGGGACACATCCAAATTGAAATGGCATTATTGGAAAAACCCTGAAACTCCTAAGCCCTGA
- the ilvD gene encoding dihydroxy-acid dehydratase — MNLNKYSKVLTQDDSLPASQAMIIGSGVPYEDLSKPFIGVGSTGFDGNPCNMHLTSLSALQKKSVQDTKKMVGLLFNTIGVSDGITNGNDGMRYSLPSREIIADSIETIAGAHFYDGILFTAGCDKNMPGAIMAMARLNRPSIMVYGGTINGGHYQGEKLNIVSAFEAYGKKINGKISEEDFREVIKNSCPGPGACGGMYTANTMATAIEAMGMSLPYSSSAPARSQEKKNECATIGDFIYRLLEKDIKPSDIITPASVHNALRIITILGGSTNAALHMIAIARTMGVPLDLNMIQKVTDTTPLLADMKPSGKYLMEDLFAIGGVPAILKFLLKEGMIDGNCLTVTGRTLGENIEGLPGLPGEQDLLRPVSNPIKKEGHIQVLYGNIAKQGAVAKITGHEGETFEGQAICFDSEKDANEGIRDGKVKPGHVVVIRYVGPKGGPGMPEMLKPTSAIIGAGLGNSVALITDGRFSGGTHGFVVGHITPEAMEGGEIALIEDGDTIFIDAKTNQLLVRVSEEVLAERKKQWKKPAYRVKSGYLWKYIQNVRDASTGCLTDRD, encoded by the coding sequence ATGAATTTAAATAAATATAGCAAAGTACTAACACAAGATGATAGCCTCCCAGCCTCACAGGCCATGATCATCGGGTCCGGAGTTCCATATGAAGATTTAAGCAAACCTTTTATTGGTGTAGGGAGTACAGGCTTTGACGGCAATCCATGTAACATGCATTTAACGAGCCTTTCTGCCCTTCAGAAAAAAAGCGTACAAGATACCAAAAAAATGGTCGGTCTTCTTTTTAATACCATTGGGGTGAGTGACGGAATCACAAATGGAAATGATGGCATGAGATATTCTTTGCCTTCGCGCGAAATCATTGCGGACTCCATCGAAACCATTGCTGGCGCACATTTTTATGATGGAATCCTGTTCACAGCTGGTTGCGACAAAAATATGCCTGGTGCAATTATGGCAATGGCTAGGCTCAACCGACCATCCATCATGGTGTATGGTGGAACAATCAATGGTGGTCATTACCAAGGCGAGAAACTCAATATTGTATCTGCCTTTGAAGCCTATGGCAAAAAGATCAATGGTAAAATCTCAGAAGAAGACTTTCGGGAAGTGATCAAAAACTCATGCCCCGGTCCTGGAGCCTGCGGAGGTATGTATACTGCCAATACCATGGCAACCGCTATTGAAGCTATGGGCATGAGCCTTCCCTATAGTTCCTCAGCTCCAGCCCGAAGCCAGGAGAAAAAAAATGAATGTGCTACCATTGGAGACTTCATTTACCGACTACTGGAAAAAGACATCAAACCATCGGATATCATTACACCCGCATCCGTACACAATGCACTAAGAATCATCACCATTTTAGGTGGATCCACAAATGCGGCACTGCATATGATAGCCATCGCACGCACTATGGGAGTACCTCTCGACTTAAATATGATCCAAAAAGTAACGGATACAACTCCACTCCTTGCAGACATGAAACCAAGCGGTAAGTATTTAATGGAGGACCTGTTCGCTATAGGTGGAGTGCCTGCCATCTTAAAGTTTTTATTGAAAGAAGGCATGATCGATGGCAACTGCCTAACCGTAACAGGCAGAACATTAGGAGAAAACATCGAAGGATTGCCAGGTCTTCCTGGCGAACAAGACCTCCTCCGACCTGTCTCAAACCCGATCAAAAAAGAGGGACATATTCAAGTTCTCTATGGCAATATCGCCAAACAAGGTGCCGTTGCAAAGATCACAGGCCATGAAGGAGAAACCTTTGAAGGCCAAGCGATCTGCTTTGATTCTGAAAAAGATGCCAACGAGGGCATTCGCGATGGCAAAGTCAAACCAGGACATGTGGTCGTGATTCGGTATGTAGGGCCTAAGGGTGGTCCTGGTATGCCCGAAATGTTAAAGCCTACATCCGCCATCATCGGAGCTGGTTTAGGGAATTCAGTTGCTCTCATCACAGATGGTAGGTTCTCAGGAGGAACACATGGTTTTGTTGTGGGCCATATTACTCCTGAAGCTATGGAAGGAGGAGAGATCGCTCTCATTGAAGATGGAGATACCATCTTCATCGATGCAAAAACCAACCAACTACTCGTAAGGGTAAGTGAAGAGGTCCTAGCTGAGAGAAAGAAACAATGGAAAAAGCCTGCTTATCGAGTCAAGTCAGGCTATCTCTGGAAGTACATCCAGAATGTAAGGGATGCAAGTACAGGCTGCCTCACAGACAGGGATTAA
- a CDS encoding phosphate signaling complex PhoU family protein: protein MISKFYYLRKNLYSMAELVLEQVIMLGDALENDDYALANEIVDRDDMIDELEKENDNLSQIAILEAITNRNILGMGDVDNEIVLKKDPLRFALSAIRITRNMERMGDQVVNCAEVFRYKTIRPGIFKKEEPMGLILSRVTTLAGMAVESLVEEKERFMGSVNTIEDELNGLCDEAFKKYRESEMNKTEFADVYRIILALERLGDYAVNVAEELVRLNTGKDIRHLENAKPPKV from the coding sequence ATCATATCAAAGTTTTATTATCTCAGAAAAAATCTCTACTCGATGGCGGAACTCGTTCTCGAGCAGGTGATTATGTTAGGTGACGCTTTAGAAAATGATGATTATGCCCTAGCAAACGAGATTGTGGATCGAGACGATATGATAGACGAACTCGAAAAGGAAAATGACAATCTTTCCCAAATTGCGATTTTAGAAGCGATCACAAATCGTAACATCTTAGGAATGGGTGATGTTGACAATGAAATCGTCCTGAAAAAAGATCCTTTGCGATTTGCCCTCTCCGCCATTCGCATAACAAGAAATATGGAGAGAATGGGTGACCAGGTGGTGAACTGTGCAGAGGTATTTCGTTATAAAACCATTCGGCCAGGCATCTTCAAAAAAGAAGAACCGATGGGACTCATCCTCTCTCGAGTCACAACTTTGGCTGGTATGGCCGTTGAGTCTCTCGTCGAAGAAAAAGAAAGATTTATGGGTAGTGTAAATACCATTGAAGATGAATTAAATGGTCTCTGCGATGAAGCGTTTAAAAAATACCGAGAGTCAGAAATGAACAAAACCGAATTCGCCGACGTCTACCGAATCATTTTAGCCTTAGAGCGATTAGGCGATTATGCGGTAAACGTCGCTGAGGAATTGGTGCGGCTCAACACAGGTAAAGACATTCGCCATTTAGAGAACGCAAAACCACCCAAAGTTTAA
- a CDS encoding chemotaxis protein CheW translates to MAKDQTSSNQYIHEQYIIFNLGEEEYAIPITIVEEIVKISNLIRIPQSKSYFAGIMDIRGKVVRMIDLTKRLNIKNANTSEQAERAIVIHIQGKSVGVIVDKVSHVVHFPQNQVDPPPPSVKGISSRYITGVGKKDNRFIILIDIEKILTVEEISELTAVT, encoded by the coding sequence ATGGCAAAAGACCAAACAAGTAGCAATCAATACATACATGAGCAATACATCATCTTCAATCTAGGTGAGGAAGAATATGCGATTCCCATCACTATCGTAGAGGAGATCGTAAAGATTAGCAATTTAATCCGGATTCCTCAATCCAAAAGTTATTTTGCAGGGATTATGGACATTCGTGGCAAAGTTGTGCGGATGATTGACCTCACCAAAAGATTGAATATTAAAAATGCGAACACCTCTGAACAGGCAGAACGAGCCATTGTCATTCACATCCAAGGCAAATCTGTAGGCGTCATTGTTGACAAAGTATCACACGTGGTTCATTTTCCACAGAACCAGGTAGACCCTCCACCACCTTCTGTCAAAGGCATCTCCTCACGGTACATTACGGGTGTCGGTAAAAAAGACAATCGATTCATTATTCTAATCGATATAGAAAAAATTCTCACTGTTGAAGAAATATCTGAGCTCACAGCTGTTACTTAA